The Bicyclus anynana chromosome Z, ilBicAnyn1.1, whole genome shotgun sequence genome window below encodes:
- the LOC112048171 gene encoding ubiquitin carboxyl-terminal hydrolase isozyme L5 isoform X2, translated as MGSAGDWCTVESDPGVFTLLIQKFGVKGVQVEELWSINDCIFENLRPVHGLIFLFKYVQHEEPSNPVVTDNRLENIYFAKQVINNACASQAVINMLLNCNHPDVYLGPELTKFKEFTMSFDPYMRGLTLSNSQTIRAAHNSMSRPCLFEFDAKTPSKEEDAYHFISYMPINGRVYELDGLREGPIDHGPVNPGQDWLDIVCPIICTKVNTYLDNEINFSLMALISNRKMVYERKIYYLTEDTRRMQTDEAEQEIRNLQMLIELEDTKMMTYQQELARRTHNYLPFIITLLQILAEAKKLMPMYEKAKERALKRDRNLQA; from the exons ATGGGGTCAGCTGGTGATTGGTGTACTGTTGAAAGTGATCCAGGTGTCTTCACTTTGTTAATTCAGAAGTTTG GGGTAAAAGGAGTACAGGTTGAAGAACTCTGGAGTATAAATGATTGCATCTTTGAAAATTTAAG ACCAGTCCATGGGCTTATCTTTCTCTTCAAATATGTGCAGCATGAGGAACCATCTAACCCAGTTGTTACTGACAACCGTCTTGAAAACATATACTTTGCCAAACAG GTTATTAATAATGCTTGTGCATCACAGGCAGTAATAAATATGTTGTTGAATTGCAACCATCCAGATGTATATTTGGGACCTGAGTTGACGAAATTTAAAGAATTCACTATGTCTTTTGACCCCTACATGCGCGGCCTTACTCTGAGTAATTCTCAAACAATAAGAGCTGCACATAACTCAATGTCCAGACCATGTCTATTTGAATTTGATGCTAAAACGCCGAGTAAG GAGGAAGATGCATACCACTTTATTAGTTACATGCCTATTAACGGTCGAGTGTATGAGTTGGATGGTCTTCGTGAGGGGCCAATTGATCATGGGCCAGTAAACCCAGGGCAAGACTGGTTAGATATAGTTTGCCCTATCATCTGCACTAAAGTTAATAC ATATTTGGACAACGAAATCAATTTCAGTTTAATGGCGCTAATATCTAATAGAAAAATGGTATACGAACGGAAGATATACTATCTAACTGAAGATACGCGTAGAATGCAGACCGACGAGGCGGAGCAGGAGATCCGTAACCTGCAGATGTTGATAGAGCTAGAGGACACAAAGATGATGACGTACCAGCAAGAGCTGGCGCGTAGGACGCACAACTACCTGCCGTTCATCATCACTCTGCTGCAGATACTGGCAGAAGCGAAGAAGCTGATGCCTATGTACGAGAAAGCGAAGGAGCGAGCTCTGAAGAGGGACAGAAACCTACAAGCATAA
- the LOC112048171 gene encoding ubiquitin carboxyl-terminal hydrolase isozyme L5 isoform X1: MVNNISGYQYKCEAKKHKIILKQAMLTMGSAGDWCTVESDPGVFTLLIQKFGVKGVQVEELWSINDCIFENLRPVHGLIFLFKYVQHEEPSNPVVTDNRLENIYFAKQVINNACASQAVINMLLNCNHPDVYLGPELTKFKEFTMSFDPYMRGLTLSNSQTIRAAHNSMSRPCLFEFDAKTPSKEEDAYHFISYMPINGRVYELDGLREGPIDHGPVNPGQDWLDIVCPIICTKVNTYLDNEINFSLMALISNRKMVYERKIYYLTEDTRRMQTDEAEQEIRNLQMLIELEDTKMMTYQQELARRTHNYLPFIITLLQILAEAKKLMPMYEKAKERALKRDRNLQA; the protein is encoded by the exons ATGGTCAACAATATCAGTGGCTATCAGTACAAATGTGAAGCCaagaaacacaaaataatacttaaacaaGCAAT GTTAACCATGGGGTCAGCTGGTGATTGGTGTACTGTTGAAAGTGATCCAGGTGTCTTCACTTTGTTAATTCAGAAGTTTG GGGTAAAAGGAGTACAGGTTGAAGAACTCTGGAGTATAAATGATTGCATCTTTGAAAATTTAAG ACCAGTCCATGGGCTTATCTTTCTCTTCAAATATGTGCAGCATGAGGAACCATCTAACCCAGTTGTTACTGACAACCGTCTTGAAAACATATACTTTGCCAAACAG GTTATTAATAATGCTTGTGCATCACAGGCAGTAATAAATATGTTGTTGAATTGCAACCATCCAGATGTATATTTGGGACCTGAGTTGACGAAATTTAAAGAATTCACTATGTCTTTTGACCCCTACATGCGCGGCCTTACTCTGAGTAATTCTCAAACAATAAGAGCTGCACATAACTCAATGTCCAGACCATGTCTATTTGAATTTGATGCTAAAACGCCGAGTAAG GAGGAAGATGCATACCACTTTATTAGTTACATGCCTATTAACGGTCGAGTGTATGAGTTGGATGGTCTTCGTGAGGGGCCAATTGATCATGGGCCAGTAAACCCAGGGCAAGACTGGTTAGATATAGTTTGCCCTATCATCTGCACTAAAGTTAATAC ATATTTGGACAACGAAATCAATTTCAGTTTAATGGCGCTAATATCTAATAGAAAAATGGTATACGAACGGAAGATATACTATCTAACTGAAGATACGCGTAGAATGCAGACCGACGAGGCGGAGCAGGAGATCCGTAACCTGCAGATGTTGATAGAGCTAGAGGACACAAAGATGATGACGTACCAGCAAGAGCTGGCGCGTAGGACGCACAACTACCTGCCGTTCATCATCACTCTGCTGCAGATACTGGCAGAAGCGAAGAAGCTGATGCCTATGTACGAGAAAGCGAAGGAGCGAGCTCTGAAGAGGGACAGAAACCTACAAGCATAA